The genomic region CGCGGGCCGACGATGCCGGTCAGCGTCACGAAGCTCGCGGTGATGACGTTTGCGACAGGATCGTCGACGAACGGGACGAGCGTGTTCGGCGCATCGCCGTAGCACGCGACGCCGTGTTCGGTCGGGAGCCAGCTTCCGGGCGCATTCCCGTACGCCAGATGCAGCTGAAGAGCACCGAGCGTGACGGAATCGTCGAGCCGGAGCGCGACTTCACACGTACGAGCGTAGGATGTCGCGGACGCGGCCATAAGGCCGGCGACCAGCGCCGAACAGGCAAATACTCTCAACTGTGGAACCCCCAGAACCCGCCCGACGAACATGGGGGACGAACGAAAGATTTGCCATCACTTTCCGGCACTCGCCGTGAAGATTCTTTTCACGGACGTCATCAGGAAATCCACTTTTCGCTTGATCATTTCAGATCGAACAGTGCTGTCGCGTTGCGTCCGGTCGCGTCGTGCACGTGCTCGATGCTCACGCGATGAATTTCGGCCAGCCGCTCGGCGACTCGCGCAACGAATGCCGGCTCGTTGCGCTTGCCGCGGTGCGGCGCCGGCGCGAGGTACGGCGAGTCCGTTTCGACCATCAGCCTGTTGAGCGGAAGGCGCGATGCGGTCTCGCGCATCGCGTCGGATTTCGGAAACGTGAGGATTCCGGAAAACGAGATGACGAGGCCGAAGTCGAGATACCAGACCGCATCGTCGTAGCTTCCGGTAAAGCAGTGCACGACGCCGCGAATGCCTCCGGGAGCTTCGCTCGAGAGCACGCTCCGAAGATCGGCTTCCGCGTCGCGGCAATGCAGCACGATCGGCTTTCCGGTGCGGCGCGCGAGCGCGATGTGGCGCGCTAGCGAATCCTTCTGCACGTCGGCCGGACTGTGGTTGTAGTAGTAGTCGAGCCCGGTCTCGCCGACGGCAACGCATTCCGGCGCTTCGAGCAGCGCAGCGACGCGCGCTTCGGTCACCGCGTCGAAGTCTTTCGCGTCGTGCGGATGCATTCCGGCGGTCGAGCGCACGAACGGATGCTTCCGTGCGAGCTCGAGCGCCTGTTCGCTGGCTTCGACCGGGCCGCCGCCGCCGACGGCAACGATGTGCGTGAGCCCGGCTTCGAGCGCGCGCGCGATCACGGCGCCCTGATCGTCGGCGAACTTCGGATCGGTCAGATGGCAGTGCGTATCGACGAGGCCGGCCATGCTCACGTCGAGGCCCTAGGCCTTTGCGCGGTCCGCGCCTTCGACAGGCTTGATCTCGACGCGCGGGAACAGCGGCTCGGGCGCATTCACGCGATGGCCCGGCGCAAAGCTCGTGCGCCACGGCCCGGCCGGATCGGCGAGGCGCCCCGGGTCCGCATCGACGAGCGCCGCAATCTTCGCAGCCGTCTCTGGCATCGCCGGCGCGATCAGGCG from Candidatus Limnocylindrales bacterium harbors:
- a CDS encoding TatD family hydrolase, producing the protein MAGLVDTHCHLTDPKFADDQGAVIARALEAGLTHIVAVGGGGPVEASEQALELARKHPFVRSTAGMHPHDAKDFDAVTEARVAALLEAPECVAVGETGLDYYYNHSPADVQKDSLARHIALARRTGKPIVLHCRDAEADLRSVLSSEAPGGIRGVVHCFTGSYDDAVWYLDFGLVISFSGILTFPKSDAMRETASRLPLNRLMVETDSPYLAPAPHRGKRNEPAFVARVAERLAEIHRVSIEHVHDATGRNATALFDLK